Genomic window (Arachis hypogaea cultivar Tifrunner chromosome 13, arahy.Tifrunner.gnm2.J5K5, whole genome shotgun sequence):
TTACTCGCCTACTCTTACTCGAACGCAGAAGAAGCAGCGGCAAAGACCGTTATGGGAGGCGGCGGGAGAGGAGGCAGGTCTCGCACGCAGAGAAAACACTTCCGTCAGAGTAGAGACAATGTCTGGAAGCGTTCCAAGTCCGATCCAAACGCCAACAGCAGCGCTCCCTCCAACGACCCTAACGATCCCAATCCCAATCCCAATCCTACGTGGACTCCGTTCGCCACTGAAAACGCGTCCTTCGATGCCTACTACAAGGGCCAATGCATAGTCGAAACCACCGAGTGGGATCAGTTCGTCTCTGTTCTTAGAACTCCCTTGCCCGCTACCTTCCGTATCAATTCCAGGTAAATAACACTCAAACTCTCTCTCTTCTCATTTCCAATCCCGGCTCTCCAAAACTTCTTGAAATGGGAATTGCTATGTTTTTCTGATTACAGTAGCCAGTTCTCCGACGACATTCGCTCGCAACTCGAGAATGACTTCGTCCATTCTCTTCGCGATGAGGTACGCTACATGCAATATCCGCTGCTATTGTTCTATCCATTGCGTcgttgttctttctttcttttttttttcttaatcgtTTTTGGTTGTGGCTTGTGTTGTTTCTAGGTTGCCGAAGGGGTTGAGAGTGAGACTGAGGCTATTAGACCTTTGCCTTGGTATCCTGGAAACTTTGCTTGGCATTCCAATTTTTCTAGGATGCAGCTCAGGAAGAATCAAACACTTGAGCGGTATGTCGATTGTGTTCATCTACGACTTGTATCTGAATCTGAGGGTTTTGTATTAGTAGAATCTAGTCAGTATTTAGTTGTCGTTGATTATTCATTTACGATCTTGCAGCTTCCACGAATTCTTAAAGCTAGAAAATGAAATTGGAAACATTACAAGACAAGAAGCTGTTAGTATGGTAGGTCATTTAAAAAACTATTttgatcttttcttttatttttggagttCTGAATGGTTTAACTACTGTCATACTAATGCTTTTTTGCTATACAGGTGCCTCCCCTCTTCTTGGATGTGCACCCTGATCATTTTGTTCTTGACAGTAAGCAACTTCTAGGATACCAAGTACTCTTTGTTGTTTTTACCATCActatttttatttacataatatgGACTGAAACTTTTGATTGTTATAATCTATCTCCTTGCTTTTGTTCAGTGTGTGCTGCACCAGGTTCAAAAACTTTCCAATTGCTCGAGATTATTCATCAGTCAACTAAAGTAGGATCACTACCTGCCGGAGTGGTATGTGCTCTTTTTAGTTAAATGCTtctttgttgttaattcattgttTTTACTTTTCATTATCATTGGTAGTTAATGATTAACAACATCTTATTTGATTTGCTAGACTTATATGATTTGATCTGTCCTGATTGGGCAAATGGCATATGCATAATTTGTTTTTGTGTCTTTCTTAATTAGGTTATAGCAAATGATCTTGATGTCCAAAGATGTAATCTTCTTATACACCAAACGAAACGCATGTGCACAGCCAACCTTATTGTCACTAATCATGAAGCCCAGAACTTTCCAGGATGCCGTTTAAATAGAAACCATGAAGTGATGGAGCCAGATCAGCATAAAGGCCAATTATTGTTTGATCGTGTTCTGTGTGATGTCCCATGCAGTGGGGATGGTACCCTTCGTAAAGCACCTGATCTCTGGAGGAAATGGTAATTTTCATTCCTCTGTCAGCTCAACTTTCTTTTAACTTCTGTATTATTTTTGTAAgacatcccccccccccccttttcccTCTTTTGCAGGAACACAGGGATGGGACATGGGCTTCACCCCCTACAAGTTATAATTGCTATGCGAGGTACTATTTGACTGTTTCCTTTAGCATGTGTATTTTAGAGGTTGCCATTGTCAGACTTGCATTGTTTTCTGATAATGTGCTGTTACCATAAACACTTATCCCTACGACCCTACCTGCGTCTGTCATACATTTTAATTGAACTCAGCTAGACTTATCTGACATAGCTACTAGGATTATTTTCAACACTTTCATGGTGACTCGGGCTACTTTATTCCATTATAAATGGAACATTATGAGCGAGTGAAGCTACTGATGCTTTCTGATTAAGTTCTCCATAAAGATTGTTTTGCTCTCCTTTCCACAGTCTCTGAAAGAGAACATTTTACTACTTTTTGGAGCAAGAAGGATCCAACCAGCAATGAATGAGTGTGTCCTGTGTGATGCATGTCTAGTCAAGTTCCTTTTTCGCTTTTTGACCTGAACATGAACGTTATACTTTAGGCTAAGGAATGTTTGTAACCGCTTTGTCCTTCTGCTTTGTTTCTATTACTTTTTAAGACAGATTACTGGGAGTAAAAAACTACTAATGTTTACTGTATTAGCTGAATATAAAAAATGAACTAGGGTTTGTGAGATTTAGATTGGAAGAATACTTTGGCAGTCTCAGCAGCTATATTGATTTTGTCAGGTTTATCTTTGCTTAAAGTTGGTGGCAGAATGGTTTATTCAACTTGCTCAATGAATCCTATTGAGAATGAAGCTGTGGTTGCAGAGGTAACTACTATTGATCCTctgttcttctcttcttcttcttcgtctttcttttttttgttttttcaatttttaagttgCAGTTATACTATGTAGTTTTTCAGATAGGTGGATGTGTATTCCATTggcttaattatttaattaaatgctAAATTTATGGACATCATAGATCAATTTTTATAGCATTTTCTCAACATTTGAAAATGTGATTTAAAGATCTATGAAAGCAAGTGCACTGCATCTAAAGGCTAAAGCTCTAAATATAAGTGGCAATTGCTAAATACCTAGGAAAGCAAGTGGCATGCTAGCTGTTACAAACACTTGGCCATTCCTTACTCTCAATTAATTTTATATGGTAAGTAGCTCCAGCTAATTCTTTTTCCGTTTCTATTGTATTTCAGGTCTTGCGGAGATGTGGTGGGTCTGTTAAACTTGTTGATGTATCTAGTGAGGTTCCCAAACTTATCCGTCGCCCTGGTCTCAAGACATGGAAGGTTTGTGTTTGCTgtgacattttttttttttgagaaaccaGAGTTTTGGTATGCATGTAACACTAAGAAACAAATATTAAATCTACTAGTGCTGCTAATCCCCTAAGTTTTTGCAAGTATCTCACCTCTCTAGAGTCTAGATTGAGGAAGATAGACCCTCCTATGTCAAGTGATGTGACAACCTGAAGGGTTTTGAAGGAAAATTGTGGGTTTGGGTAAAAAATTTATGCAACCTCAACGTCTTTTCCAACTCATGAGACAtcttggctgaaatgtatgtttcATCAACTACAGATGTTACTTCTTGCTGTTTGGTCTTGGAATGATAAGAAATGAGAATGAGGCTGTAGTGAATGCTTTATTTTTAAACATGAGTTGGATGTTGATCTGGTTATTTCCATATTCATGTGCATGGCGAAGAATAATGCTTCAAGCTTTCTGCACAGAAAATTTGTATCTTTATATAATTTGAACACTTGTGCTATTGGTTTCTGTATGTGAATTCAGCTTGTGGCTTAAAAAATAGAATGGTTTGATCTTGATTTTCAATAGTTTGCATTTACAACGTTGTGAAGCCTTACCATTTTGGGAATGCAGGTATATGATAAGGGCACTTGGTTGGCGTCTTACAAAGATGTCCCTAAATATCGTAGGAGTATAGCTCTTGCTAGTATGTTTCCTTCTGGCAGCAGCTTTCATGAATCTGTTGACACTGATTGTAATGTTGAAATGGGATATGATGTTACTGATGGTGTTGGTGAAAATTCTGAAGATGGTGTTCAAGAAATGGTTAATTCTGTGGTGCCTGAATCTGCTGAGGTTTCTGATTTCCCTCTAGAGCATTGTATGAGGATAGTTCCTCATGATCAGAACACTGGAGCCTTCTTCATTGCTGTACTGCAAAAAGTTTCTCCTTTGCCAGGTAGATTGTGtgatactctctctctctctctctctctctctctctctctctctctctcacacacacacacacacacacacacacacagagtgTAAGAAGGTAATTGGCAGTGCTGGCTAACATTGAAATGACATGTTTTTCTGGTTGTCATTTCTGCCTCGTATTCATTTTCATCAACAAAGACTTTTGCTTACCACGATAGGTTTCTGATTGATTGTTTCTTTCTTGCAGCAATTCCGGAGAAAACCAAAAAACGAATTAGTAAGCCATGTGCGGAACCATTAAACACTCTTGAGGGTGAACGACTGTTGCAGGTTGATTCCTTAGAAAGTGCACAAGCTGTCCTTGAAACAGTTCCAGAAGAAAACGTAAATGGCCATGAACCCCCTGCAATAGATGTGGAAGTTAGCCCTGTTACATGTGAAGAAAAGAATTCCAAGGAAACACAGGAAGCCCATAATGTAGAGAACATGACCAAGGTTCCTGGAAAAAGGAAGCTGCAAATTCAAGGAAAATGGAGAGGTGTTGATCCTGTTGTCTTTTTCAAAAGTGAAGCAATTGTTAATAATATAAAGGATTTTTATGGGATCGATGAGCATTTTCCATTTGATGGTCATCTTGTTACAAGAAATGAAGATGCAAGTCATGTGAAAAGAATTTACTATGTCTCCAAGTCAGTCAAGGATGTTCTTGAGTTGAACTACTTAGTTGGGCAGCAGCTTAAAATAACTTCTGTCGGTCTGAAGATGTTTGTAAGTGTATTTATTGTCAATCAAGAAATATTGGTGATGTTTTgctgtttattattatttaatgtgGTTGATTTGCTTACCACCCATGCTCCAAATTTTAAATGCAactaatgataatgataatgataatgataataataatacatttaaAATATGATATTAGGGGGTGGCACCAATATGGTTACTTGGTTACGCCAAGCCAATCCCCATGTAGGAGTTAGTTCCACATCCAAATAGCATTGTGAACCCATCCCTTGTAGTTAGAAATATTTATTGCTTAGAAACGAACTAACTTCTTTAataagtgaaaagaaaaagaattatttcTTTGGAATAATTGATATATACCTGCCCTCATCATACAGGAAAGACAATCAGCACGACAAGGTAGCTCTGCACCATGTTCTTTCCGGATATCATCTGAAGGACTGCCTCTCATTCTCCCACACATAACAAAACAGATTCTGCGTGCATCTCCTGTAGACTTCAAGCATCTTCTTGAGAATAAAGATGTAAAATTTGAAGATTTTGCTGATGCCGAGTTTGGTAAAAAGGCTGCAAGCCTAATGCCAGGTTGTTGTGTACTAATTTTGGGTAAAGGTATTGTCACCATCCTCAGGCTTTTAGATAAGGTTAAATACCCTTCGACATAGATGTTGATTTACTTTGATATTTTCCTCTTCTACAGGGAACGAGGTTGGCACAGAGCCCATCCAAGTAGATGACTCAACAATTGCAATTGGATGCTGGAAGGGTAGGTCAAGATTGAATGTGATGGTTACCGCAATGGACTGCCAAGAACTGCTTGAAAGGCTTGTAATACGGCTAGGCTCAGAAAATGGCTCGTCAGTGCATGTGGTCAAATCTTCCATTGATGGGGAAGGGGAGTTGAATGGTAAGATTGATGGTGATGCTATTGCTGTTACTGAGGGTTAAAAGTGACAGGTAGACGGATATTTATTACTAGGTTCGAACAGCAGTTATGGAATGTTTTCCGATCATCCACAAAACGTGAAAGATGATTTAGCTGTTTATTTTAGTTAGCCTTTGTACTTTCAAACAAATCCACAAACTTCAATTCACATTTGTATCAGTATAATCTATAGCTTTTAAGGATTACAGTTATAGGAAACTTTGTTGTTAACGCATCGAGATTATTAGTTAGATGGAGATCTCTCATTTTTTTCTCTCAATCGATTGGTACATATATATTTGCCCATAGAGCAAATCTTGTTTAATCCTGGAAGGAAGGCCCATGTCAAGTCTTATGTGCTCGTAATGCTGGTcttgtaaattttatatttataaagaaaaatgttaaaaaaatcaaaatttattgtcTTTGATGATTAGTTAGTTATTTAcgtttaaaaataagataaaatatattattaaattattaaattaaaaaaattgaattaataattagataaaataataaattctgatggtcatttggtattttttttttataaaaaggttCATCAATTTCATAAGTGAAGGGCTTATATAGGCAAAATTGAGCACCGAGCCA
Coding sequences:
- the LOC112792192 gene encoding uncharacterized protein — encoded protein: MGGGGRGGRSRTQRKHFRQSRDNVWKRSKSDPNANSSAPSNDPNDPNPNPNPTWTPFATENASFDAYYKGQCIVETTEWDQFVSVLRTPLPATFRINSSSQFSDDIRSQLENDFVHSLRDEVAEGVESETEAIRPLPWYPGNFAWHSNFSRMQLRKNQTLERFHEFLKLENEIGNITRQEAVSMVPPLFLDVHPDHFVLDMCAAPGSKTFQLLEIIHQSTKVGSLPAGVVIANDLDVQRCNLLIHQTKRMCTANLIVTNHEAQNFPGCRLNRNHEVMEPDQHKGQLLFDRVLCDVPCSGDGTLRKAPDLWRKWNTGMGHGLHPLQVIIAMRGLSLLKVGGRMVYSTCSMNPIENEAVVAEVLRRCGGSVKLVDVSSEVPKLIRRPGLKTWKVYDKGTWLASYKDVPKYRRSIALASMFPSGSSFHESVDTDCNVEMGYDVTDGVGENSEDGVQEMVNSVVPESAEVSDFPLEHCMRIVPHDQNTGAFFIAVLQKVSPLPAIPEKTKKRISKPCAEPLNTLEGERLLQVDSLESAQAVLETVPEENVNGHEPPAIDVEVSPVTCEEKNSKETQEAHNVENMTKVPGKRKLQIQGKWRGVDPVVFFKSEAIVNNIKDFYGIDEHFPFDGHLVTRNEDASHVKRIYYVSKSVKDVLELNYLVGQQLKITSVGLKMFERQSARQGSSAPCSFRISSEGLPLILPHITKQILRASPVDFKHLLENKDVKFEDFADAEFGKKAASLMPGCCVLILGKGNEVGTEPIQVDDSTIAIGCWKGRSRLNVMVTAMDCQELLERLVIRLGSENGSSVHVVKSSIDGEGELNGKIDGDAIAVTEG